A genomic stretch from Clavelina lepadiformis chromosome 5, kaClaLepa1.1, whole genome shotgun sequence includes:
- the LOC143458939 gene encoding uncharacterized protein LOC143458939: MENSLEDATSDSIKNEKNTTAGKENINVVIVPESILQAFKNSSSLNLDTDDVANNNSGNLLNIGTTETGECVNNIDLSNGNIWLSLHSNPFYTSNDDITSSNNPADETCPKVTANVGPSTQNGCVQISNSQEKVDAAINNCEVQLPLLDNCVLIPSLHPDDTSIAHPYINGTSFGPTNPNQPAANSYISMRIQSVESDGDKSIYTLAPAFNLDANVNFLTDQVTADKFQADVDNVTTSLELQIPVSINNDTATTENPQKTITVSRADSSVPTVILRETSAKTKVATADKATYADGSKSLHRCMKDGCNEVFKSALQYRKHVSTVHELGKMYKCKHPNCKWSFQTPYKLKRHLQSHYKGKPYVCPYPGCNVGFSIDYNLKAHLKMHNTVMPERVCKVCDLLLSSKQELHTHMRKVHDEKPSFPCNICGKHCHTSAALVMHKRAHDAKKYKYDCPVCDKKFARRSELKMHLYTHTGERPFQCPHCEWGFVSLSRLNRHMMTHESSGRFKCSQANCDSSFHRLHHLVAHMRQVHKIQEFNDDRILQEYITEAKGGKEFQYFNCDACGCGFLSAHGLGRHQLKCLEFMALSERPPVTVSVDVNGTDEPLDDAMVVHVEDYAALKVISTSSNASDKSVSEVNKITKIDSLENFALGQNTNNVKENKSNPTTSQIKQLASAANETLPISTNEDTVVTMNNDWVAALLPDLSQKINCSRYLACHGHDQASHMTLVPFMDDVTVLNDTTTQQFLRLDDAITSCVDSVNVPADCTDHKGTGNADLLQQYVIGAPSLDDIEVSENLDISGPSYDEQTCSSQATGLFTHNISLASDEEQRNPMTSAHFSGTTINLNDLH, translated from the exons ATGGAAAACAGCCTTGAGGATGCAACAAGTGACagtattaaaaatgaaaagaacaCCACAGCTGGAAAAGAGAATATCAATGTTGTTATTGTGCCAGAGAGCATTTTGCAAGCGTTCAAAAATAGTTCCAGCCTTAACCTGGACACAGACGATGTGGCAAACAATAACTCTGGCAATCTACTTAACATTGGAACCACTGAGACTGGTGAATGTGTGAATAACATTGATTTATCAAATGGGAATATATGGCTTTCCTTACATAGCAATCCTTTCTACACCAGCAATGATGACATAACATCTAGCAATAACCCCGCAGATGAAACTTGTCCTAAAGTAACTGCCAATGTAGGACCATCCACCCAAAATGGGTGTGTTCAAATTTCCAATTCCCAAGAGAAAGTCGATGCTGCTATAAACAATTGTGAAGTTCAATTACCATTACTGGATAACTGTGTTTTAATTCCATCATTGCATCCTGATGATACCTCCATTGCACATCCATACATAAATGGGACTTCTTTTGGCCCTACCAATCCAAATCAGCCCGCTGCTAATTCGTATATTTCGATGAGGATACAGAGTGTTGAAAGTGATGGTGATAAAAGCATATACACACTGGCACCTGCATTCAATCTTGATGcgaatgtaaattttttaacggACCAGGTTACAGCTGACAAGTTTCAGGCAGATGTGGACAATGTAACCACAAGCCTTGAATTACAAATTCCAGTTTCAATCAATAACGACACAGCAACCACTGAAAATCCTCAAAAAACCATCACTGTCTCAAGAGCTGATAGTTCCGTACCTACAGTTATTTTACGTGAAActtctgcaaaaacaaaagttgcaaCTGCTGACAAAGCTACGTATGCAGATGGTTCCAAATCATTGCATAGATGCATGAAAGATGGCTGCAATGAAGTTTTTAAATCAGCACTGCAATATCGTAAACATGTGTCTACCGTGCATGAACTGGGTAAGATGTACAAGTGTAAGCACCCAAATTGTAAGTGGTCTTTTCAAACACCATATAAACTTAAAAGACATCTTCAGTCTCATTACAAAGGCAAGCCATATGTATGTCCATATCCAGGATGCAATGTTGGCTTTTCCATTGATTATAATCTAAAAGCTCATCTGAAAATGCACAACACAGTAATGCCAGAGCGTGTCTGCAAAGTATGCGACTTGCTTCTTTCCAGCAAGCAAGAATTACACACGCATATGCGTAAGGTGCATGATGAAAAGCCGTCCTTTCCGTGCAACATTTGCGGAAAACATTGTCATACTTCAGCTGCACTTGTTATGCACAAACGAGCCCATGATGCTAAGAAGTATAAATATGATTGTCCGGTGTGCGACAAGAAATTTGCGAGGAGATCCGAACTGAAAATGCATCTTTACACCCATACCGGTGAAAGACCTTTTCAATGCCCTCATTGTGAGTGGGGATTTGTGTCACTTTCAAGATTAAACAGACACATGATGACACATGAAAGCAGTGGACg ATTTAAGTGTTCTCAAGCAAACTGTGACAGCAGTTTTCATCGTTTACATCACTTGGTGGCTCACATGCGTCAAGTGCACAAAATACAGGAATTTAACGATGACAGAATTTTGCAAGAATATATCACGGAAGCAAAAG GTGGGAAGGAATTTCAATACTTCAACTGTGATGCATGTGGTTGTGGTTTTTTATCAGCTCATGGTCTTGGCAGACATCAGCTGAAATGTTTAGAGTTTATGGCACTCTCTGAAA GACCACCTGTAACTGTCTCAGTGGATGTGAATGGAACAGATGAGCCGCTTGATGATGCGATGGTTGTTCATGTTGAAGATTACGCAGCGCTTAAG GTTATTTCTACTTCAAGTAACGCCTCAGATAAGTCAGTATCAGAGGTGAATAAGATAACAAAGATTGATTCACTGGAGAACTTTGCACTAGgacaaaatacaaacaacgttaaagaaaacaaatctaACCCCACAACCagtcaaataaaacaattagcTTCAGCAGCTAATGAAACTTTGCCCATATCGACAAATGAAGACACAGTTGTAACCATGAACAACGATTGGGTTGCCGCGCTCTTGCCAGACTTATCCCAAAAAATTAACTGTTCACGTTATCTTGCATGTCATGGTCATGATCAGGCTAGTCATATGACGCTTGTTCCTTTTATGGATGACGTCACGGTTTTAAATGACACCACAACGCAGCAGTTTTTGCGTTTAGATGACGCCATAACATCTTGTGTTGATTCTGTGAATGTTCCAG CTGATTGTACCGACCATAAGGGTACTGGAAATGCGGACTTGCTGCAACAGTACGTCATAGGTGCTCCAAGCTTGGATGACATCGAAGTCAGTGAAAACTTGGACATCAGCGGACCATCTTACGACGAACAG acatgtagttcacaagcgACCGGTCTCTTCACTCATAACATCTCACTTGCATCCGACGAAGAGCAACGAAATCCTATGACGTCAGCACATTTTTCGGGAACTACGATCAATTTAAATGATTTGCATTaa
- the LOC143458940 gene encoding protein BUD31 homolog — translation MPRVRRSRKPPPDGWELIEPTLDELDQKMREAETESHDGMRKVESLWPIFKIHHQKSRYIFDLFYRRKAISRELYDYCLKENIADKNLIAKWKKQGYENLCCLRCIQARDTNFGTNCICRVPKDKLEAGKVVECVHCGCRGCSG, via the coding sequence ATGCCAAGAGTTCGACGTAGTCGCAAACCTCCTCCAGATGGATGGGAACTCATCGAACCTACTCTTGATGAGCTGGATCAGAAAATGCGAGAAGCAGAAACAGAATCGCATGATGGGATGAGGAAAGTTGAATCACTCTGGCCGATCTTCAAAATTCATCATCAAAAATCGAGATACatttttgatcttttttatCGAAGAAAAGCTATCAGCCGAGAACTCTACGATTATTGTTTGAAAGAGAACATTGCTGACAAAAACCTAATTGCTAAGTGGAAAAAGCAAGGTTATGAAAATCTATGCTGCCTGAGGTGCATCCAGGCAAGGGACACAAATTTCGGCACAAACTGTATTTGTCGGGTACCAAAGGACAAGCTGGAAGCTGGAAAAGTTGTGGAATGTGTTCATTGTGGCTGCCGGGGTTGTTCAGGTTGA